One stretch of Actinopolymorpha sp. NPDC004070 DNA includes these proteins:
- a CDS encoding M81 family metallopeptidase, giving the protein MTYRIAIAGMSTESSTFTTHRTALDDFRVGRGTELADRYPFLVDWRLPEQPEVEFVPLLQASALPGGQVLPEVYDTIEAEILDRLRAALDEGELHGFYFDIHGAMAVEGRRDAEAALAHRIRSLVGSDCVISASMDLHGQVSEDLAETVDLLTAYRTAPHLDYVETRERAVRNLVRCLVEGIRPVRAWVRVPVLLPGEKTSTRVEPAKSVYASVEEAERLDGVMDASLWVGYAWADEPRSAATVVVYGTDHDVVSTQAERIARAWWDARHDFEFCAPAGPAEWCVAQAFESGQRPFFVSDSGDNPTAGGSNDVAWLLGHLLATPALASGERTAIWASCVAPEAVRACVDAGVGGRVDVEVGGVFGGGEPVAMSGEVTHVTREDQVGGDIAVVRSGGVSAVLTSRRKPFHYVAHLQALGLEPADHDLTAVKIGYLQPDLYQAAKGWVLALTPGGVDQDLLRLDHQHVVRPIHPLDADFDDPDLTPVIFG; this is encoded by the coding sequence ATGACCTACCGCATCGCCATCGCCGGCATGTCCACCGAGTCGAGCACGTTCACCACCCACCGCACCGCCCTGGACGACTTCCGCGTCGGCCGGGGCACGGAGCTCGCCGACCGCTACCCGTTCCTGGTCGACTGGCGGCTGCCGGAGCAGCCCGAGGTGGAGTTCGTCCCGCTGCTGCAGGCGTCCGCGCTGCCGGGCGGTCAGGTGCTGCCGGAGGTGTACGACACCATCGAGGCGGAGATCCTGGACCGGCTGCGGGCCGCGCTGGACGAGGGCGAGCTGCACGGCTTCTACTTCGACATCCACGGCGCGATGGCAGTCGAGGGGCGCCGTGACGCGGAGGCCGCGCTGGCGCACCGGATTCGGTCGCTGGTCGGTTCGGACTGCGTGATCTCGGCGTCGATGGACCTGCACGGGCAGGTGTCGGAGGACCTCGCCGAGACCGTCGACCTGCTCACCGCCTACCGCACGGCTCCGCACCTGGACTACGTGGAGACGCGCGAGCGGGCGGTACGCAACCTCGTCCGGTGCCTGGTCGAGGGAATCCGCCCGGTGCGGGCGTGGGTGCGGGTCCCTGTGCTGCTGCCGGGAGAGAAGACCAGCACCCGGGTGGAGCCGGCGAAGTCGGTCTACGCCTCGGTGGAAGAGGCCGAACGCCTGGACGGCGTCATGGACGCCTCGTTGTGGGTGGGCTACGCCTGGGCGGACGAGCCGCGTTCGGCGGCGACGGTCGTCGTGTACGGCACCGACCACGACGTGGTGAGCACCCAGGCCGAGCGGATCGCCCGGGCCTGGTGGGACGCGCGGCACGACTTCGAGTTCTGCGCACCGGCCGGACCGGCCGAGTGGTGCGTGGCGCAGGCGTTCGAGTCCGGTCAGCGGCCCTTCTTCGTCAGCGACTCCGGCGACAACCCCACCGCGGGCGGGTCCAACGACGTCGCCTGGCTGCTCGGCCACCTGCTGGCGACCCCGGCGCTCGCCTCCGGCGAACGCACCGCGATCTGGGCGAGTTGCGTCGCCCCCGAGGCCGTTCGCGCCTGTGTGGACGCGGGCGTCGGCGGCCGGGTCGACGTCGAGGTCGGTGGGGTCTTCGGTGGCGGCGAGCCGGTGGCGATGAGCGGCGAGGTCACCCACGTCACTCGCGAGGACCAGGTGGGTGGCGACATCGCGGTGGTGCGTTCCGGCGGGGTGTCCGCGGTGCTCACCAGCAGGCGCAAGCCGTTCCACTACGTCGCCCACCTGCAGGCGCTCGGACTGGAGCCGGCCGACCACGACCTGACCGCGGTGAAGATCGGTTACCTCCAGCCCGACCTGTACCAGGCCGCCAAGGGCTGGGTGCTGGCGCTGACCCCCGGCGGCGTCGACCAGGACCTGCTCCGGCTGGACCACCAGCACGTCGTACGTCCGATCCACCCGCTGGACGCCGACTTCGACGACCCCGACCTGACTCCGGTGATCTTCGGGTAG